Proteins found in one Bacillus subtilis subsp. subtilis str. 168 genomic segment:
- the ylmA gene encoding putative ABC transporter (ATP-binding protein) (Evidence 3: Putative function from multiple computational evidences; PubMedId: 16707683, 18083814; Product type t: transporter), translating to MILQLDNVSLKRNGKWILKDIHWKVEEKENWVLYGLNGAGKTALLNMLCSYYFPTSGEMQVLGHEFGKTELGEKLRRKIGLVSAALQQKLYPADSAFEIALSGAYASIGLYETPSKETREKAIGLLEDLGAIEYADRRYETLSQGEKQRALIARALMADPELLILDEPVTGLDFIAREKLLDTITYIANKENAPSILYVTHHAEEILPVFDKALLLKQGEVFGSGEIKEMLTDQILSAFFDTPIHVLWNQDRPFLTRAEPITNA from the coding sequence ATGATTTTGCAGCTTGACAATGTCTCACTAAAACGGAATGGGAAATGGATACTGAAAGATATTCATTGGAAGGTGGAAGAAAAGGAAAATTGGGTGCTTTACGGCCTAAATGGCGCCGGGAAGACAGCGCTGTTAAATATGCTTTGCTCATATTATTTTCCAACATCAGGCGAGATGCAGGTGCTCGGCCATGAATTTGGCAAAACAGAGCTTGGGGAAAAGCTCAGACGTAAAATTGGCCTCGTCTCAGCAGCTCTTCAGCAAAAATTGTATCCGGCAGATTCAGCTTTTGAAATTGCTTTGAGCGGAGCTTACGCTTCGATTGGGTTATATGAAACGCCAAGTAAGGAAACCAGGGAAAAAGCGATAGGTTTGTTAGAGGACTTGGGAGCAATTGAATATGCCGATCGCCGCTATGAAACCCTTTCTCAAGGGGAAAAACAAAGAGCATTGATTGCTAGAGCACTAATGGCCGATCCGGAGCTGCTGATACTGGATGAACCAGTCACAGGACTGGATTTTATTGCCCGGGAAAAGCTGTTAGATACGATTACATACATTGCAAACAAAGAAAATGCACCATCTATCCTTTATGTGACTCATCATGCTGAAGAAATTTTGCCTGTCTTTGATAAAGCCCTTTTATTAAAACAGGGAGAGGTTTTTGGATCCGGAGAAATAAAGGAAATGCTTACTGATCAAATACTTTCCGCTTTTTTTGATACGCCAATCCATGTATTATGGAATCAGGATCGGCCGTTTTTAACAAGAGCTGAGCCGATAACGAATGCCTGA